The genomic segment ATGAGGTAGCAAAATCTGTACTTAGGTTGCTTAAGATTTCTCTCGTTTATACGGGTTAAAGACAAAGTAATTCAGGGTCGTTTATGTCTTCAAAGTTATCTTCCAGGTCAACTTTATATGTTTCATGGCGTGAACATTATGAATGGGTTGCTGTTCTGAGCTCTAACTTTCACTATAATTTCATAAACAAGGGATTAAAGCTTCATATGATTTTACTCCCTCTGCCTTTATTAAGTTGGCGATTAAGAGTGAAATATTTGGAATTAAATTTTACTTTTGTAGGAAAATGGTTAAAATAAAATGTGAAAAAGTTTATATGATAAGATATCACATCAAGTGGCCCATCAAGTATGAACTATGAAGTGCTGTAGAGCAGTACATTTGTCTTTTAATTTAGGGACAATTTTCATTCatagtaatattattttatatatctttttacaaatttaaaaaaattaatttatttaactattccaatttgattttttttttaaaaaattggtaaCTGTATCTATATTTCATCCTTGATCAAAACAGTACATAGGTTGTACTGAACCATATTTACAAAGGTATTCCTACTTTCTGAAATCCTACTCCTACATTGAATCTAATACATCAATGATGGAGACTGTGTCATTGGAATAGACCTGATTACACcagaaacataataacaaaagACAATTCAGCTTGATGTTCTGCATACTATTTTCTACATTATCAAAACACCTAGAGTTTCCTTCCAGATTGTCCACCAAATGCTTGCAGGGACAATTCTCCATCTACCTCTGTTCTTTGCCTGCAACCCTGCTTCCTCCCAACTGTGAAGTTCTCTATCAAACTAATATTCAACGACTATTATAAAATTTCTCTTTCACTAttactaatattttaaaaaaaagccaAATTAACATTTGAAACTCCATATTTAATGAAACAATATCACACAAAATGGATAGAAAGGTATATTAGTTCAAGTTAGTTTCAATTATTGGACAAGGACTATTTATTAAATAACTTAAGGTGCTGTTTgtccataaataccaaaaacaaattcactttttttggaaattttgaagttggagttggagttggagttgtgtttggccatagtttttgaaattgtagtttttggtgaaatgtagtgtaaaaaagtgaaaaaaatttgaaaaacaagtttttcttgtttttggtattccggaatacaacttcaagttgtattccgaatatttatggccaaacgcctaaaagtaaaaaaagtgaaaaaaaattccggaaaaaagtgaataatttttatggccaaatggCAACTTAAAGTTTTTGGGTGTGTATCCCAAAGGACAGCATGTAAATTTATTGTGACAGAGGGAGTTATTTTTGCATCTTAAGGTTAAAAGGGAGAGGTAGCTCTTGATACCTATTAATGAACTCCATGAAAACTTCATCTGACCTAATTTAAGtgccctattttttttttttttactaagaaTGGATTTGAAGGTGTGATTGacattatattttataaatggaGCAGAATATTGAGGAAGGAAATTGGACCTAAATTTAGgacaattcaaaataaaatttgaactgTTAAACTGTGAAAAGAGAGTAATTTAGGGGTATCCTCTCTAATGAAGTATTTGCTATTGCGCCTTTTCAGGGACGATCTGGCAGAAGACCTGGAGACTTTTCGTCACCGTACTGGTCCATGGAGGGATCAGGTAATTTCTATGCGTTTATGTTGGTAATGCTTATGAACATTGACACTTGGCAGACTATCACGGTTTTATTTTCCAGGGACTTTCCCTTGTCGACTGGGGAAAGGGTATAGACTTGAGCCTCTTTCCTGGCCAGACTGAGTTCATAGGGGACAGTCGAACTTCTGGTTTCCGTTGCATTGAAATGCAAGAAAAAAGGTCGTGGAAGTTTCAGGTAAGTGCGCTTCAAAATTAGCGTTTATATTTCAGATGATTAGACTGGTTTGGAGTGGAAACTAGATTTTGCTGTCTGATGCGATACCAGGTGGATGCATATGGCCTCTGCGTCATTGTACACATGATGCTTCATAATTCATATATGGAGATTGAGAGAAGACCTTCTCCTCATGGTGGCCATACTTATCAACCTAAGTTGCCTTTTAAGCGGTATGTCTTTGATCCACTACTTGTTTGCTGGCATATCTTGTATCCATATTCTCATTATAATGCATATTATCTAATTAACACTAACATTGTCTTCTATGTTCGAATTTCGGATGGTTTGTCATCTATTATCAAGTCATCATGGTCTGCATGAAATAGAAAAACTCCAGTTGTTCAttggtatgtgatatgttccTTATTCTTCATTCTACGTGGTTACCTTTCAGATACTGGAAAATTGAACTCTGGAAGAACCTATTCACCACATTACTTAACATAGACCGCACTGAAGACCATAAGAACATATTGAAGAGCCTGAGGGAGTCATTCCAGGATTATATGTGCTCAAATCCTCAGCTGATCAAAAAGCTTAGGCAATTGCTGTCAAAGCAAAGAAGTTCCTTATGTTCTTCATAGGGACGTTGTTTAGAAGAATGAGCCCTGAAGCAGTTCGACATATCAAAGCCTCATTGATTTACGAAACTGTTTACATTCATGTTCATATATCAATGCGTTACTGTGATTGGCCTACAAAGCTTAATGACATTCATCTATCTGTTGAACTGTAGGTGCtgctgccctttttttttttttttccctctttggTGTCCGTCTTTCCGAAGTTATTTTTCCTGAAAGATAGGCTTGTGTTGCATGTGTAATTTGTATCCAAAAACATATAATTGGGGTTCTGAACATTTGAATTCCTTTGCCACTCGCACTTCTCTCAAATAATGTGGGAAGCAACTTTTACATATGAGATATTGTGACTATGGGTTCAGTGAGAAATTTCAGTGGGAACTTCTCTCATAATCAAAATCTTACATTAATTTGTTTTCTACTTCGTTGTTTCTATCACGACTAATTTGTAGTATTCTTGAGAACAGGACATAAATGGTCCTTTAACTATGAGGGTAGGTTTAAAATAATCCCTTTActatgcacttaacagttttgatcctttaagtttgccagaAGTTAACAAAAATGATCTTTAACTATAAGGGTTGGTTAAAAATAGTATTTTAAGTATGCACTtagcagttttggtcctttaagtttgccaaagttaacacttttagtctccgaTAAAATATTCATTGAACtctgtttgttagatttgatgGTAActatggaaaaaaagaagaagagaaaattagcgaaaactcacatttagaggtacacactactaaaaaaaaaagggggccaaAGACAGACAAACATTTGCCGTTTATAGTGCAAAACCGAGGAAAAACCAACAGAtttgataatgtaaaaaaaatagtGCCTCGGTAACAAAAACCGACGAACTATGTCAGTTAAAACCGAGGGAGTCCATCGGTTAGGTAAAATACACTACATTCAATTTTTATTGAAAACCTGgtataaaatttaatatttctcATTacggtgatttttttttaaatcggcACATTTTTGCCCGAAAATAACTGACTGACGTTCGTGGGTTTccgtaaagaaaaaaaaaatcagtgaCTTTCTGATAGTGTCCCTCGATTTTATTCATCGGTTTCTGTCCATCGATTTTTCGCTTGTTTTTAGTAATGACAATTTTTATAGTTTCTgctatttctaatttatttctaaaGTATGGTTTATTTTACTTAGCCGATGGACTCCCTCGATTTTAATCGACAGAGTCCGTCGGTTTTGTGTTTCGAGACACTATTTTTTTATAGTAGCAAGTATCTTGGTTTTTCCTAGGGTTTTCCCTATAAGCGACTAACGTCCGTCGGTTTTGTCCCGATTTGGCTTTTTCTTTAGAAATGTGTACCTTTAAATGTGAGTTTTCgctatttttttcataattatcgtcaaatctaacaaacagaGTCGATGAATATTTTGCCGGAGACtgaaagtgttaacttttgtcGAACTTAAAGGcccaaaactgttaagtgcacacttaagggactatttttaactaaccctcatagttaagggaccattctTGTTAACTTTTGGCAAACGTAAAGGCCCAAAACTATTAAGTGCacacttaagggactatttttaaccaacCCTTATAGTCAAGGGACCATTCTTGTTAACTTGTGGCAAACTTAAAAGATCAAAACTGTCAAGTGCAtaaagggactattttgaacctaccctcaTAATTAAGCGAccatttatgtccttttctcTAGTATTCTTTATTGGATGACTCATACTACAACTCACACAAAGTACTTTCTACATTTCAATTTATAAAAGGTTTTATGTATCTGTTATGGGATGTTATAAGtatcaaattaattttaactAACTCTATTAATACCTGCTTTCACTATCCTTAATATAATACATAAATgtaattacatatatataatttaaatggTGTCTAGTCAAATATGGTTTTATAGCACTCAAGGGTGTGGCTTAGTGGTTAATGTAatgggttgagaaccatgatATCTCAAGTTTAGGagtccatttgacttatttttatgtgcttttaagcacttttgtagtGTATGgtatgataaaaaaataaaaaagtgcttttaagcacttgtttttaattaacaaaaaaCAAAGATGGTCAAAAGTCATAACTTATGGCTTATGCTTATAGGCCATAAATTATAAGTCCATGCAAAACAAACTCTAAATCCCAACAGAGGCAAGAAACTAGATGATTTCTCCCAAACGTCCAAGCTTGATGGATTGAGTTACTCGGTACCTCTATGGGGTCTCACCTCTCGAGTTTAATTCCCAAGAAGCCAAAACTACTAGTACTAGTAATTGATTTCTTTTCCTCTGTCCAACTCTTTGGTGTCAAGTAAATTAGGGGTCAAAATTTGAGgcttatgagtttggaattctAATTCTTTTAAGTTAGTGGATTCTAAATGTAATAATTCATAGATACTCAATaattttttaagataaatatAGGATTTGGATAATTTGAGTTTGACTGAACCTGTAAATCATAGCTCAAACACTCGCCATGgttatctatctatctatactatattaaaagcatgaacttcctaacttaaaagttaaattacgtAATTACCCATCTTATCATTTACCTAAATAAtctatttaatttaaattaataaaaaccCTACAAACAAAAGCAAACATGTGCCTCAGCCAACAAATGTTAAAATATCCAACAACTTCACTAAACGTTACAACCCTTTGTCACCAAACCTATGTTCTACGCAATTTTTTACCCACTTCACACGTTCCTTTTTTACCTCCGATTTTTTTAATTGTGTACTTGATGTTAGGTTCCACCAGTGGGTACTGATCTCCTCTCCGTTCCTTTTATCTTGCCAACTTCCATTATAATACATTGTGAGTTGTAGTATGGCTTTTACATTAGTTTGTACATATCATATGTGCTTCAATTGATAATTATATTActtctttgaaatttttgagcattccttttatttttatgttttttccttcttttaaatAACTGGCTGTGTCGGGATCTCATTTGTTTTATGATCTTTTGAATGTGAATGTGGAGGAGGTTAAAGTTTTGCTCTCTTTTTCTATGGATAGTTAAAGTTTATCCCATTGTACAAtactaagttcaagaaataATTGTTTTTCCTTTGTCGATACTTTagaaatgcatgaaaaataCTCACTATGTTACAATTTATGTGGCAcgctttcctttttagtctgtcccaaaaatgTTACCTTTCtgtatttagaaacaatttaactttatgagatgatttaccaccacataaatatctatgacttatttgGACCACAaatcaaaagtcttcatttctttcttaaactctgtgtcaAGTTAAAtggtatcacataaattgagacgaagaGAGTACATTATTTTAGAATTCAAAGGACTTCTTTTACGTGATTGCTTCGCTCTTTCTTTGGTCAATTAATAGGGTTGGAATTCATTGAAAGAGGTCAAAAAAAGCTTTTCCATTTTAATATTAAAGCCGGAACATCTAAATAATGATTGTGCGTGCAATCATAGAATCAATAGATAATGTAATATAGGTTAAGCTCTGTGATATATTTATTGTCAACTTTGACAACTGAACAGAGTGTAGATATAGATCgaagaaaaattgacaatcaaaCCAATTACGTATATTGTAACAATGCACTAaccatttttatcattaaaaaTTAGTCTGAGTTAATCATTAATAAGTattgttcttttctttattattagTTATTAGTAGTAATAATATCAGGGGTGTGGCCTACATTGTACATAAATAGAGTCCTTGTCGAAAGTGTTTCTTCTTATCCAAACTATTAGTGTCTTTTAAATTCATTAAGCACAATTATGTAAAGGTTTAGAAGAACTTTACGGTGTGCCGCAAGTATGTCAAAGTGAATATGTAGAACTAATACTTTTTGAGAAGTTTGCGGAGTTTTGTTATCTTCTTTTTGAAGAAGCAGTATCAAAGTTTACGATGAAGAATGTGAAACATAAACAGCTCTTTTTGACCAATGTATAACTTAAGTTGAGCTTGCaccaaacaaaaagaaataagttTTTAATTTCCGAAATCGTCTTAGCTAAACCTATAGAAttccactttttatttttttatttttcattaatgattttttttttatagaagtGTTTGGCTCCCATATCCAAAACTAATTTAGGAGTGCAATTCatatagaagaagaaaaggagatCAAAGTATTAGTTAGTACAGTTAGCTAGTAGGTAGTTCAAAAATAGGATTAGTAATTTAGTAGTTAGTAATAGACGACATTGTTAGTAGTAATAAAGTTAGTATTAGTTAGTACAGTTAGCTAGTAGGTAGTTCAAAAATAGGATTAGTAATATAGTAGTTAGTAATAGACGACATTGTTAGTAGTAATAAAGTTAGGTGGTTTAATAGAAATAGAATTAGTAATTACCGGTAACGGTAGTAATAATAGTAAGGGAGGTAGTTCAATCAAAATAGAATTAGTAATTAGTAACGTTCGTAGTAATAATAAGTATATTAAAGTCGTTCAATAatttaagggtattttagtcaaTCAATAATTATATAGAATTAGTAATTAGTAACGTTCGTAGTAATAGTAAGTATATTAAAGTCGTTCAATAatttaagggtattttagtcaatcattatttatatttaaacttttaaaatattatatatatagataaatatatagatatagatagagATATAGATGGGTAGATATATTCTCATTTTCCCCTTTTGTTTGCATTGTAGAAATAGACTGACATAGACCTTAATCCTATCGCCACCATAATAGACTATCCAGTACTATTAAAGAGTCAAAGAGTACTGTTGAAATGAAGCGCCAGAATGGCAGTTAAGGTAATTTGCGCGCAAAAACAGGGTCAAATGggtcaataaataaaaaacccTAGTCCTCCGTAACTTCTAGAAACTCTTaacttttctttgaaaaatattactactatactTTCTTCACTCCTCGGAGGTGGGAAACCAAACCTCTCAGGTATGATTTTCACTCTCTCTACACGTACAAACACCTATACTCTGTGTGTGTAATATTCGTATATGAACCGTGAtcacttttacttttttttttttttttttttacagtttGGTGTAATTTTGTTTAAGATCAGTGATACTGAAGGTCATCCAGCTAAGAATTGTGTTAGAAAACGTTGCGTTTTAGTATCCAAATATGTGTTACTGTGTGTAATATATGAACTGttgatcactttttttttttttttcagttatGTGTAATTTGTTTACTCGTCAACTTCATTTGATAAGTAGATCAGTGATTATGAAGTTCATCTAGCTAAGAATTGTGTTAGAAAAAGTTGATTTGAGGTTTAGTTTCGTTTAAATATGGATGTCTTAGTACCTAATTGTGTTTTACTGTGTTGTATTTATGTAAGTATGGATTTTCACTCTTCCTACACGTAGAAACACCTATACTGTGTAAATATTGCTATACGGTCTGTGATCACTTGTTTTTTTCCAGTTAGGTGTAATTGTGTTTACTTGTCAAACTTCACTGTATTAGTAGATCAGTGATTGTGAAGTTAACCTAGCTTAGAATTATGTTAGAAAAAGTTGTATTCAgctttagtttcattttcatattgaTGTCTTAGTATCCAAATATGTGTTACTGTGTGTAATATTGTTATATGAACTGTTGATcacttgttttttttgtttttgcagtTAGGTGTAATTTTGTTTACTTGTCAACTTTATTAATGGATCAGTAGATCAGTGATCGTGAAGTTCATCGAGCTAATAATTGTGGTATAAAATGCTGATTTCAGCTTTAGTTTCATTTAAATATTACTAATGTTTTACTGGTGGTGTTGTATGATTTATGAATCACAATTTCCCTTACGCAATTGGTTGATTATTTACTGAATGATAATTTGGTCCAGAGTAGTTGTGAGGTCACTTCTCATTTCGTTTTTATGTGCCTAGTtttgagattatttttttttgataatttttttgagatttGATACTTCTGATTTGAGTTTCAACTTGGAAATGATCATTCCTATCATAATATTGGTAAATATCTTAGTTATTTTTATATAGTCTGCATGTTTAGGTGACTTCGTGGAGTTAAATTACTACAGGTctatttgactaatttttttcaGTTCTATTTGTCTTGGAATGGTTCCTTGTTTCAACTTAATTCAGTTGTTGGTTTCTGTCAATAAAGAGTAATTGCCAAATAGATATTTCTAACTGTGTTCATGTTGCATATTCTATTGTGTTTGCTTAGATTTCCTACTTTGTCTCGATGTTCGTGTGGATGTGTTTTTTTATTGGTAGGGTTTTGACTTTTGACTTCTTAGTGATGAAGTTTATATATTCCAGTTTTTGAACTATTTTCAACACTTGAACTGTAAACTCCACATTGTAGCTTAACTATTTGGTTCCATGCTTATAGGAAGCTTCCTTACTCTTTTGTGAGGTTTTCTACTTTTTGGTTATCCTGCTTGAAGACGGGTAATTGTGCTCATCATAATGAAacttttaccttatcaaaaaaaggAAACTTCCCTTCTCCACTTGTTTGTACTATTAGGAATGCTTCAGTTACTAGTTCTCTTCTTTGCAGGTCACCGTGTTGATTTAAAAACATGGGGGACAAGTCAGCGCCTCCATCTGCATTCCAGAAAATACATCGGCATTCACACCTCTTCTCTCTAATATCTCCCCACATGCATTCTATGTATGCTGGTTCATACAACACGACTGGTGGATATGTAAATGAAGTTCTACGGGGTGCTATCATGACAAATTGTCAAGCCACTAACCTGGAAGTCCGGCCATTGGGCAATCCTATTCTCATACAGGCCCCATCTGAAGAGAAGAAAGGTAATAGTTTTGTCGTGGATTTTCTCATGGGAGGGGTTTCTGCTGCAGTGTCTAAGACAGCTGCAGCTCCAATTGAGAGAGTCAAGCTTTTGATTCAGAATCAAGATGAGATGATAAAAGCTGGTAGACTTTCTGAACCTTATAAAGGGATTAGCGATTGCTTTGGTAGAACTATCAAGGATGAAGGCATGCTTGCTCTTTGGAGAGGCAATACTGCAAATGTCATCAGATACTTCCCCACTCAGGTTGACTGACCTTACTTTCTGTTGGTTGATCACTATTCAGTCTGCCTACAATTTAGCTAGCTACTTAACTTTTTAGCAAGACATTCCACTGGTTTTTGATCACCTTTAGTCCAAAGGTTGTTGATACTTACCTATAGGGAAGTTATTAAGAtaatacaacaacacaatatagGACATGTGAATTGGTTTTGCCATCATTACTTCAAACGTTTTACTTTTATTGTTGAAATGACTTTGAGACCTCGTGATCTCTCTAAGGATGTGCACCGTCTTGCTCGTAGTGTCTGTACATTTGCATATTTAACTATTTTCGTGGTCTCTGGTTCATCATTTTGTGTCTCCACGATAAGTCCtggatttgaatatattttgcCATCATAATTAAAATTTGTGGGCACTACTGCAGCTTATTTTGTCCTTCAGAATTATTAACTCCTGAATATCTTTTGCAGGCTTTgaattttgcttttaaagaTTACTTTAAGAGACtgtttaatttcaagaaagataGGGATGGCTACTGGAAGTGGTTTGCAGGAAACCTGGCATCTGGTGGTGCTGCTGGTGCCTCATCTCTTTTGTTTGTGTATTCCTTGGATTATGCGAGAACACGTCTTGCTAATGATAATAAGGCTGCAAAAAAAGGTGGTGAGAGGCAGTTTAATGGTTTGGTTGATGTTTACAGGAAAACTCTCAAATCAGATGGTATCGGTGGGCTTTATCGTGGATTCACCATCTCATGTGTGGGAATCATTGTTTACCGTGGTCTGTACTTTGGAATGTACGATTCACTTAAACCAGTAGTTCTAATTGGCGACATGCAGGTATCGGAAATCTGAATTCTGGATCAGTTTcctctttattttataaagtcATATTAAGCACTCTTATTGCTGGATTCCTTTGTCCTTCTGACACACTTGTTCCCCTTACCCACTTCAGTCAATGATTTATTACCCATATGTAGAAGTTTATCGTTTGTGATACGATTACTTACGTATTTCTCAAATTTTGGTGATTCAATTCAGTTTACTCATGAATTAACCATTTCAATACATGCGTATGACTTATATGTGATCAGTCCCTCATCTGTTGGGTCATACTGTCAACAAAGGATGGATTTGCCATCTCTATTCTATTAACTTTAATTTCTGTGTCCATAATGTGGCTGGTATTAACACTACTGCAATATTTTGGCTTTTACAGGATAGTTTTTTTGCGAGTTTCTTGCTGGGATGGGGTATCACTATTGGTGCTGGTTTGGCTTCTTACCCAATTGATACAGTGCGTAGAAGAATGATGATGACTTCTGGAGAGGCAGTCAAGTACAAGGGTTCAATGGATGCATTTGCTCAGATTGTGAAGAATGAAGGCACTAAATCACTTTTCAAGGGTGCTGGAGCAAATATACTACGTGCTGTTGCTGGTGCAGGTGTTCTAGCTGGGTACGATAAGCTGCAGCTCATTATGTTTGGAAAGAAATATGGATCTGGTGGTGGTTGATTTAATGTGGTGATGAATGATGATGACGAAAAGACGTTCTTTGGATGTGTAGATTTCCATGGTTGTCTCGTTCTTTTGAATAATTTTCCAAAACTTGTCTCatttgttttgatttgcttGCAAGTTTATTCAGGAACAGTGTCGTTCTTGAAGTTTCACTCGTTGCTATGTAGCTCTGAAACGGTTATAGTTGTCTTTTATGCAAAAATTATTAATACAGTGTTGCTTTCTGCTACGTAGTAGCAAGAGCTACGCTCTCGTGAGTAGTCGTATCGTCAACAGATTGCCAAGAGGAACTGAGGAATTGAGTTTGATTGAGATTGCCAAGAGGAACTGAGGAATTGGGTCTGATTGAAGTGTCCGTATCTTCCAAAACATTTAAGAGTACTTAGTTGAATCCAAAGTATTATAGTTCCAAATGTGTGAGAGACCTGAGGCAAAATTTACTGCTATTGGGTGCAGTCTTGAGGCTTCTTGCATTGCCTAAATAAGATATGGAAATGTGTTTGCTAAACGACAGTGCATATCGAAATAAGTTTCattaatcttgttgaattcatTAGAGGTACAGCGGAGATCCTAAGAGCAATGCAAGGAGGTTGCGAACGATTTGTTGAGTCTATTTTTAGTTAGCATACGATTGAAGCTTCATCTCTTATGTCATGACAAGATTGGAGAATAATGGTTCCCAAATTCTCTccttttggtatttttgttaacataaataaatgataaCAAATGGCATGCAAAATGATGCTTCATCTCATGTGAAAAAGATTTGAAATCAATGGTTCAGGTTCCCTCGTCTCTCTTTCTGGTGTTGTTTCAAGTTTCAACTCAAATATCACAATTTTGTCAGCTTTTTGttttcattgaaatttaaaaaaaaaataaacattgtACGAGAATTGAGCCATAAAATCTTTTCTGTCCTTGGAGACATGTAATCCATCTTATCTACACTATTTCGTGTTTCTTATATTTGTAGCAATAAGCCTATAACCATAATCATCGTTGTCCCTGTTATGCTTTGATGAAAGTTCCTCCAGCTGAGGGCTTATCTCTACACAAATTTACTTAACCTTGTTGAAACAAAATCTTTTGCTTTAAATTCAAGTTAAAATCCTCCTCTGCCCTCAACGTGTCCCTATCCAATCCCACTTCAAACAGCTGAGGAAAACAACCTGTAAGGAGGGAAGTCTATGTCATTCACATCTTCTAAACTCTACTTAGTCTGCAAATAGCATGATCATTCAAAACATTGAACTTGCA from the Lycium ferocissimum isolate CSIRO_LF1 chromosome 11, AGI_CSIRO_Lferr_CH_V1, whole genome shotgun sequence genome contains:
- the LOC132037684 gene encoding ADP,ATP carrier protein 1, mitochondrial-like; this translates as MGDKSAPPSAFQKIHRHSHLFSLISPHMHSMYAGSYNTTGGYVNEVLRGAIMTNCQATNLEVRPLGNPILIQAPSEEKKGNSFVVDFLMGGVSAAVSKTAAAPIERVKLLIQNQDEMIKAGRLSEPYKGISDCFGRTIKDEGMLALWRGNTANVIRYFPTQALNFAFKDYFKRLFNFKKDRDGYWKWFAGNLASGGAAGASSLLFVYSLDYARTRLANDNKAAKKGGERQFNGLVDVYRKTLKSDGIGGLYRGFTISCVGIIVYRGLYFGMYDSLKPVVLIGDMQDSFFASFLLGWGITIGAGLASYPIDTVRRRMMMTSGEAVKYKGSMDAFAQIVKNEGTKSLFKGAGANILRAVAGAGVLAGYDKLQLIMFGKKYGSGGG